The following are encoded together in the Candidatus Zixiibacteriota bacterium genome:
- a CDS encoding PAS domain S-box protein yields MIQRRLVLALTAIVGVIILVLAYSGIESSRENMLKLIAQEGESMMQALVTSAGNNLSASTIVEEISSSRLAEIAELMGQILDGNPRPADSLGVWERRYQCRQIIVVNNEREIVASSWPEAAGTAIADSSVQAVVVDSVLSGDRYFAIAAPLPSALPRDDEIYVAVRVKAGALLITAPARKLYDYQESLGIGFVVRKMGGQKAIDYVVLQNDSGIVLASRDIGRMMAIQADPFLAGAMEHEEIVHRLYEFEDREVLEVVRSFKSDVMPSGLLRIGMALDAYHELYADSLKQLAILSAVLFALGVVGAYAATSLKRLQVTTGSLEQLRSLTDEIVQSLEAAVVAVNEQGRITVFNPQAKKLFGKTAKALTGQAYSDAFPDDALVLTRISTDVTQRFRGELQYQQSQGDQRQLLVSSTPIVSAEGRYSGAVALAYDLTELKKLEENARAAERLSELGTLAAGVAHEIRNPLNAIAIATQRLRLEFKPTENQAEYSGFLKTIGEEIDRLNSIIKDFLSLARGQRLGKVLVDLQDFVNEIVVLARLEAEKRGIEIRTEIAPGLKASIDQAEMKKVFHNLIQNALQSFRGAGDITIRGKRADANRAQIEISNSGEPIVPEVRARIFQPYFTTRADGTGLGLAICRRIVADHGGTIELLEGEPTTFRIVV; encoded by the coding sequence ATGATTCAACGGCGACTGGTGCTGGCGCTGACGGCGATCGTCGGCGTAATCATCCTGGTGCTGGCCTATTCGGGCATCGAGTCCAGCCGCGAGAATATGCTGAAGCTGATTGCCCAAGAGGGGGAGTCGATGATGCAGGCGCTGGTAACGTCGGCCGGGAACAACCTCTCCGCGTCAACCATCGTGGAAGAGATTTCCTCCTCGCGACTGGCGGAGATCGCCGAGTTGATGGGACAGATCCTCGACGGCAATCCGCGCCCGGCCGATTCTCTCGGCGTCTGGGAGCGCCGCTATCAGTGTAGGCAGATTATTGTGGTGAATAACGAGCGCGAGATTGTCGCTTCATCGTGGCCGGAGGCCGCAGGCACGGCCATTGCCGACAGCAGCGTCCAGGCGGTGGTGGTCGATTCGGTCCTCTCCGGCGACAGATATTTTGCAATTGCGGCACCGCTGCCTTCCGCCCTTCCGCGCGACGACGAGATTTATGTCGCCGTGCGCGTGAAGGCCGGGGCTTTGCTGATCACCGCTCCAGCGCGCAAGCTCTACGATTACCAGGAATCGCTCGGTATCGGGTTTGTTGTGCGGAAGATGGGCGGGCAAAAGGCCATTGATTACGTGGTGCTCCAGAATGACTCCGGCATCGTGCTGGCCTCGCGCGATATCGGCCGGATGATGGCGATCCAAGCCGATCCCTTCCTGGCCGGAGCGATGGAACACGAGGAGATCGTCCACCGGCTGTATGAATTCGAGGACCGGGAGGTGCTGGAGGTCGTGCGCTCGTTTAAGTCGGATGTGATGCCGTCGGGCCTCTTGCGCATCGGAATGGCGCTCGATGCCTATCACGAGCTGTACGCCGACTCGCTGAAGCAACTGGCGATCCTCTCCGCAGTCTTGTTCGCACTGGGAGTCGTGGGGGCTTACGCCGCAACCTCGCTAAAAAGGCTCCAGGTAACCACCGGCAGTCTCGAGCAACTACGTTCGCTGACGGATGAGATCGTGCAGTCGCTGGAGGCTGCAGTCGTCGCAGTCAACGAGCAGGGGCGAATCACCGTCTTCAATCCCCAGGCGAAGAAGCTATTTGGCAAGACGGCAAAGGCGCTGACGGGCCAAGCTTACAGCGACGCTTTCCCCGATGATGCCCTCGTCTTGACGCGGATTTCGACCGATGTCACACAACGGTTCCGGGGTGAGCTTCAGTATCAACAATCGCAGGGAGACCAAAGACAACTGCTGGTCTCGTCAACGCCGATCGTGAGTGCCGAAGGCCGATACTCTGGCGCTGTGGCGTTGGCGTACGACCTGACCGAATTAAAGAAACTCGAGGAAAATGCGCGGGCGGCGGAGCGACTGTCAGAGTTAGGAACGCTGGCGGCCGGGGTCGCGCACGAAATTCGCAACCCGTTGAACGCCATCGCGATTGCCACACAAAGACTGCGGTTGGAGTTTAAACCGACGGAGAACCAAGCGGAGTACAGCGGATTTCTCAAAACGATCGGTGAGGAAATCGACAGGCTGAATTCGATCATTAAGGATTTCCTCTCCCTCGCTCGCGGACAACGACTTGGAAAAGTTTTGGTTGATTTGCAGGACTTCGTCAACGAAATAGTGGTATTAGCGCGGCTGGAAGCCGAGAAGCGCGGTATCGAAATTCGAACCGAGATTGCTCCCGGACTGAAGGCGAGTATCGATCAGGCCGAGATGAAGAAGGTTTTTCACAACCTGATTCAGAATGCCCTACAGTCCTTTAGGGGAGCGGGCGATATAACAATTAGAGGGAAGAGGGCCGACGCCAACCGCGCTCAAATCGAGATCTCGAATTCGGGGGAACCGATTGTGCCGGAAGTGCGCGCACGCATTTTCCAGCCGTATTTTACAACGCGGGCCGATGGAACCGGCCTGGGGTTGGCGATTTGCCGAAGGATTGTCGCCGATCATGGCGGTACGATCGAGTTGCTTGAGGGTGAACCGACCACGTTTCGAATCGTGGTGTAG
- a CDS encoding carboxypeptidase-like regulatory domain-containing protein, giving the protein MFRFLIAATLAVSLLGDNPLFGQAVTGKITDAESGEALPFATVQLAGTGRSTVANVDGQYRILAAAGLVVIKFSHIGYFSVVDTIEVTATGAVLDIALRSSLVIVPGTTVYSRQYDPAQLIILEAIKRKQEILNRLGAYDYRAYTKMVVRNLSRPDSVEIMAITESQSQSFWERPDKYKEIIITRRQSANLDAVDNLVAIGEFLNFNKNRLEIGQYSVVSPVAEDALKYYNYYLLDSTWVDGKKVFKLEAEPRNQADALVAGYVYIADSTYDVVDVEVGFNEGVRLPFVSGLKYSQRVAPFANQYWMPVEIKFGATVEIDFPGIPDKIGIDLTASIYDYSFEIDHPDHTFDEFVFEVADSADRTDSLAWSARQTIPLSLEELRGYARIDSLEKAPKPLGKRLATLGLGAAAIVTFGAEDLFRFNRVEGAYVGLATDLTPHRNLELKVGSGFAFAAEEYQYQASARYRVPGRPKFTIGGEYHRRVDQTPIVDADRCNPTFSSLFFKIDPANYYYERGGSLTLTLNPTWFATLKTSAHDLKYRSLSQNTDYSLFGGEDPFRENPPVVAGNLRLLSAGLELDSRKLWRNKGRERKLETVQYSLLKVGAELSDPDLLSSDFEYRRYWASFSRRQRTAGLGMTQIDLFAGAATRSLPTQRYYYLSDYSEVLAPEESKFLTIGENFFAGNRAAFVYVRHDFGQYLFLRSGLPLIRRLPFTLGVHGGVFWTEFRNHTVNSGDDIYLTAAHPYQEIGFSLGNLTPFLSVFNFAAFFTWQLSDYDTNKFTTRLGIRF; this is encoded by the coding sequence GTGTTTCGTTTTCTCATTGCGGCAACTTTGGCGGTGAGCCTGCTCGGGGACAACCCGCTTTTTGGGCAGGCCGTCACGGGGAAGATCACGGATGCGGAATCCGGCGAGGCTTTGCCCTTTGCCACCGTGCAACTGGCCGGCACGGGTAGGTCGACAGTCGCCAATGTCGACGGCCAATATCGAATCCTCGCGGCGGCCGGACTGGTCGTCATCAAGTTCAGCCACATTGGCTACTTCTCGGTCGTCGACACCATCGAAGTCACCGCGACCGGGGCCGTGCTGGACATCGCACTCCGCAGCTCGCTGGTCATCGTCCCGGGCACGACCGTCTACAGCCGTCAATACGACCCGGCGCAACTGATCATTCTCGAGGCGATCAAACGCAAGCAGGAGATCCTGAATCGGCTCGGCGCCTACGATTATCGGGCCTACACCAAGATGGTGGTCCGCAACCTCAGTCGCCCCGATTCGGTCGAGATTATGGCGATCACCGAATCGCAATCGCAGTCGTTCTGGGAACGCCCCGACAAGTACAAGGAGATCATCATCACCCGGCGGCAGAGCGCCAATCTGGACGCCGTCGACAACCTGGTTGCAATTGGTGAATTCCTGAACTTCAACAAGAACCGCCTCGAGATCGGCCAGTACTCCGTGGTCTCGCCCGTCGCCGAAGACGCGCTGAAGTACTACAATTACTACCTGCTCGATTCTACCTGGGTCGATGGGAAAAAAGTCTTCAAGCTTGAGGCCGAGCCCAGGAACCAGGCCGACGCGCTGGTCGCGGGATATGTCTACATAGCGGATTCGACGTACGATGTTGTCGATGTGGAGGTTGGTTTCAACGAAGGTGTGCGTCTGCCCTTCGTGTCCGGGCTCAAGTATTCCCAGCGCGTGGCGCCGTTTGCGAACCAATATTGGATGCCGGTTGAAATCAAATTCGGCGCCACGGTTGAAATCGACTTCCCGGGCATCCCGGACAAGATTGGCATCGACCTGACGGCTTCCATCTACGATTACAGCTTTGAGATCGATCATCCCGACCACACGTTCGACGAATTCGTATTTGAGGTTGCGGATAGTGCCGATCGCACGGATTCGCTCGCCTGGTCAGCCCGCCAGACGATTCCATTGTCGCTGGAAGAACTTCGCGGTTACGCCCGGATTGACTCGCTCGAAAAGGCGCCTAAACCGCTGGGCAAGCGCCTGGCGACGCTCGGTCTTGGTGCAGCTGCGATCGTGACTTTCGGCGCCGAGGATCTGTTCCGCTTCAATCGCGTTGAGGGCGCCTACGTCGGACTCGCCACCGACCTGACCCCGCATCGCAACCTCGAACTGAAGGTAGGGAGTGGCTTCGCTTTCGCTGCGGAGGAATATCAATATCAGGCAAGCGCGCGCTATCGCGTGCCGGGCCGACCCAAGTTCACCATCGGCGGCGAATACCACCGCCGCGTTGATCAAACGCCGATCGTCGACGCTGATCGCTGCAATCCGACGTTCTCGAGCCTCTTCTTCAAGATCGATCCGGCCAACTACTATTACGAGCGCGGCGGCTCTCTGACGTTGACGTTGAATCCAACGTGGTTTGCGACGCTCAAGACGTCGGCACACGACCTGAAATATCGTTCGTTGTCACAAAATACCGATTACTCGTTGTTCGGCGGGGAAGACCCGTTTCGCGAAAACCCGCCGGTCGTCGCCGGAAATCTGCGCCTGCTCTCTGCCGGGTTAGAGCTGGACTCGCGCAAACTCTGGCGCAACAAGGGCCGCGAGCGCAAACTCGAGACTGTTCAGTACAGCCTGTTGAAAGTGGGCGCCGAACTCAGCGATCCCGATCTTCTTTCCAGTGATTTTGAATACCGCCGCTACTGGGCTTCCTTCAGCCGTCGCCAGCGTACCGCCGGACTGGGCATGACTCAAATCGATCTCTTCGCCGGTGCTGCTACGCGGAGTCTTCCGACGCAGCGCTACTATTACCTCAGCGATTACTCTGAAGTGCTCGCGCCCGAAGAGTCCAAGTTCTTGACGATTGGAGAAAACTTCTTCGCCGGCAATCGTGCCGCCTTCGTCTATGTCCGTCACGACTTCGGGCAATACCTTTTCCTTAGAAGCGGCCTGCCGCTGATTAGGCGTCTGCCGTTTACGCTGGGTGTCCACGGCGGAGTCTTCTGGACGGAGTTCAGGAATCACACGGTCAATTCCGGCGATGATATTTATCTGACGGCTGCGCATCCGTATCAGGAGATTGGATTCAGCCTGGGGAATCTGACCCCCTTCTTGTCGGTCTTCAATTTCGCCGCGTTCTTCACGTGGCAACTTTCTGACTACGACACGAACAAGTTTACGACGCGATTGGGAATTCGATTCTGA
- a CDS encoding DNA primase, translated as MAFYGDEIVDRVREATDIVDVVSGYLPLKRKGRNYWARCPFHQEKTASFSVSADKQIFHCFGCHKGGNVFTFVMEYEHVPFVEALKLLAARANIPLPEKSTQRDAREHDQLYFAHEIAMKFFHEQLKDSRKTLQYLKERGIVDATIERFGLGYSLDSWDALMALAKQKSISEDDLEKAGLVVRSDSGRIYDRFRDRLMFPVFNLAQKPIAFGARTLNPAESARYINSPETPLYHKASVLYGLSHSRGEIRRAEAAIVVEGYFDFLSLYQCGVTNVVASSGTAFTPEQAQLLTRSAGSVILMFDSDSAGQQAAVRSVDFLFEAGLDVRVVLLPKGEDPDSIARKGGKAAVLEQLARAQSFVEFSLTLLGRRFDDLTLDDRDRAIKRLAALAGKIDDSIRRELFLQDVARHYNIGIDLLRRGVRVEVRKPIARPREQARPPLDRDMIALLLQREDLIDAAAEKVAPSDFEDQDLAELYSLIQLWREEELPVSASHLIDKVDSLVRKQLLAELAALDFHNADLDTLFTDLVNGFHRRHRDRRMAELKRLLVQAETAKDDKQIEFYLKEIRHLRQEG; from the coding sequence ATGGCGTTTTACGGCGACGAAATCGTTGATCGCGTGCGCGAAGCCACCGACATCGTTGATGTGGTGTCCGGCTATCTGCCGTTGAAGCGCAAAGGGCGCAATTATTGGGCGCGCTGCCCGTTTCATCAGGAGAAGACCGCCTCGTTTTCGGTCAGCGCCGACAAGCAGATTTTTCACTGCTTTGGCTGCCATAAGGGCGGCAACGTATTCACGTTCGTGATGGAGTACGAACACGTGCCGTTTGTCGAGGCGCTCAAGCTGTTGGCGGCTCGCGCGAACATCCCCCTGCCCGAGAAGTCGACACAACGTGATGCACGAGAGCACGATCAGCTCTACTTTGCGCACGAGATCGCGATGAAGTTCTTCCACGAGCAGCTAAAGGATTCGCGCAAGACGCTGCAGTATCTCAAGGAGCGCGGAATTGTTGACGCCACGATCGAGCGCTTCGGCCTGGGGTATTCCCTCGACAGCTGGGATGCATTGATGGCGCTGGCGAAGCAGAAATCGATCAGCGAAGACGATCTTGAGAAGGCCGGACTGGTTGTTCGCAGCGACAGCGGCCGCATCTATGATCGCTTCCGCGACCGTCTGATGTTCCCCGTATTCAACCTGGCGCAGAAACCGATTGCCTTTGGTGCGCGCACGCTCAACCCTGCGGAATCGGCCAGGTACATTAATTCACCCGAGACCCCGCTGTATCACAAGGCGTCAGTGCTGTACGGATTGTCGCACTCGCGCGGGGAGATCCGCCGCGCGGAAGCCGCCATCGTGGTTGAGGGTTACTTTGATTTCCTGTCGCTGTATCAATGCGGGGTCACAAACGTGGTCGCATCCTCCGGAACGGCGTTCACGCCCGAGCAGGCGCAGTTACTGACGCGTTCGGCGGGAAGTGTAATTCTAATGTTCGATTCCGATTCGGCGGGACAACAGGCCGCAGTGCGCTCGGTGGACTTTTTGTTCGAGGCGGGATTGGATGTTCGGGTCGTCCTGCTGCCGAAGGGGGAGGATCCCGACTCGATCGCGCGCAAGGGTGGCAAGGCGGCAGTGCTGGAGCAATTGGCACGCGCGCAGTCGTTTGTCGAGTTCTCCCTGACGCTGTTGGGACGGCGGTTTGACGATCTGACGCTGGATGACCGCGATCGCGCCATTAAACGGCTGGCGGCATTAGCGGGCAAAATCGACGACTCGATTCGGCGCGAGTTGTTTCTGCAGGACGTCGCCCGGCACTACAACATCGGAATTGATTTGCTGCGGCGTGGAGTGCGGGTTGAGGTGCGCAAGCCGATTGCGCGGCCACGCGAGCAGGCACGACCGCCGCTCGATCGCGACATGATTGCGTTGTTGCTCCAGCGCGAGGATTTGATCGATGCGGCAGCGGAGAAGGTCGCGCCATCTGATTTCGAGGATCAGGACCTGGCCGAACTCTACAGCCTGATCCAGCTCTGGCGTGAGGAAGAGCTGCCGGTGTCGGCCTCACATCTCATCGACAAGGTTGACAGCCTGGTTCGCAAACAACTTCTGGCCGAGCTGGCCGCGCTTGACTTCCACAACGCTGATCTCGATACTCTATTCACCGATTTGGTCAACGGCTTCCATCGCCGTCACCGCGACCGACGGATGGCTGAGCTCAAGCGCCTGCTGGTGCAAGCCGAAACAGCCAAGGACGACAAGCAGATTGAGTTTTACCTGAAGGAGATTCGTCACTTGCGTCAAGAGGGTTGA
- a CDS encoding endonuclease MutS2: MNNLDTRTLESLEYPRIKAAIARHCLCDGGRRLVDELKPSLEALIIESNLLETLEMKEIREYEEVFPLESVERFEPLVDKIRVAGSILDPEQLKRVADFQRTIVALSQYRQHKAEKYPRVCAYLQRLQPLQDLIHRIDHAIDRGGEIKDSASDRLRRIRAEKVNARAQILTRLQKVLGEKSHRSDRLDDIVTVRDGRYVISILDSDFNPKTAVVHDRSRTGATLYVEPTEAIELNNKLKQLLIDETHEIERILLELSELARSHAAELTENWAVYSRLDFLHAKAAFAAQIDGVMPLLRPEPQISLQAAYHPLLLLGAKQKSEVVPLSVELGFDHSVIIITGPNTGGKTVAMKTVGLLILMAQSGILIPADAKSQLGIFQRVFADIGDEQSIELSLSTYSAHIARITQALEHANPQTLLLFDELGVGTDPKEGAALAEAIIDHVVRSGAKCIVTTHYSALKAIAVGNPKVENASMEFNRETLQPTYRFRTGLPGSSYALEVASRLGMPPTVLRRAHELVGSQERSLADLIAKLEAELMAADADRLELRERLQRADALESSRRAEKEKLDAREKQLLKEGYDDANRLVEDTRKRLEALMTEIKSESATKADLKRAQKSIDELRRELYEGARRMEPQREAGAPPAAGDRVFIERLQTDGELLEIFPGGKRGKVRVGKVLYTMELADLRKLESDLAAPQLPEGVNYQPFKDDVELEISLRGLTVDEARDRLDKYFDELALSHAPYVRIVHGKGTGALRRLVREYLSKNKMVESFQLGEWNEGSYGVTVVKLKS, encoded by the coding sequence ATGAACAACCTCGACACCAGGACGCTTGAGTCGCTCGAGTATCCGCGCATCAAAGCGGCCATCGCCCGCCACTGCCTCTGCGACGGTGGTCGACGGCTGGTCGATGAACTCAAGCCTTCACTCGAAGCACTAATCATCGAGTCCAATCTGCTCGAAACGCTGGAGATGAAGGAGATTCGCGAATACGAAGAGGTCTTTCCACTCGAAAGTGTCGAGCGCTTCGAGCCTCTCGTCGACAAAATTCGCGTGGCCGGCTCGATCCTCGATCCCGAGCAGCTCAAGCGCGTCGCTGACTTCCAGCGGACCATCGTCGCTCTGTCCCAGTATCGCCAGCACAAAGCCGAAAAGTATCCGCGCGTCTGCGCCTATCTTCAGCGCTTGCAGCCGCTGCAGGATCTGATCCACCGGATCGACCACGCCATCGATCGCGGCGGCGAAATCAAGGACTCGGCTTCCGACCGGCTTCGCCGTATCCGCGCCGAAAAAGTTAATGCCCGGGCACAGATACTGACGCGGCTGCAGAAGGTCCTCGGCGAGAAATCGCATCGCTCCGATCGGCTGGACGACATCGTCACCGTTCGCGACGGCCGCTACGTCATCTCCATCCTCGACAGCGATTTTAATCCCAAGACCGCCGTCGTCCACGATCGCTCGCGTACCGGCGCGACGCTGTACGTTGAGCCGACGGAAGCCATCGAGCTCAACAACAAGCTCAAGCAGTTGCTGATCGACGAAACCCACGAAATCGAGCGGATCCTGCTCGAGTTGTCGGAGCTGGCGCGCTCGCACGCCGCGGAACTGACGGAGAATTGGGCGGTGTACTCGCGGCTCGATTTCCTTCATGCCAAGGCAGCTTTTGCGGCGCAGATTGACGGTGTCATGCCGCTGCTGCGTCCGGAGCCGCAAATCAGTCTGCAGGCCGCTTACCATCCGCTCTTGCTGCTGGGTGCGAAGCAGAAATCCGAGGTTGTGCCGCTGTCGGTGGAACTTGGCTTTGATCACAGCGTGATCATCATCACCGGCCCGAACACCGGCGGCAAGACGGTGGCCATGAAGACCGTCGGACTGCTGATCCTGATGGCGCAGTCGGGGATCCTGATCCCTGCCGACGCCAAGTCGCAATTGGGGATTTTCCAGCGCGTCTTCGCCGACATTGGCGACGAACAGTCGATCGAGTTATCACTCTCCACCTATTCGGCGCACATCGCCCGCATCACCCAGGCGCTCGAACACGCCAACCCTCAGACGCTGCTGCTGTTTGACGAATTGGGCGTCGGTACCGACCCGAAAGAGGGTGCCGCACTGGCGGAGGCCATCATCGATCACGTGGTCCGCTCCGGTGCCAAGTGTATCGTCACGACCCACTACTCGGCGCTGAAAGCCATTGCCGTCGGCAATCCCAAGGTGGAGAATGCGTCGATGGAATTCAATCGCGAAACGCTACAACCGACTTATCGATTCCGCACCGGCTTGCCAGGGTCGAGTTACGCCCTTGAAGTCGCTTCGCGACTCGGTATGCCGCCGACCGTGCTCAGGCGTGCGCATGAATTGGTCGGCTCGCAAGAGCGCTCCTTGGCGGATTTGATTGCCAAGCTTGAGGCGGAATTGATGGCGGCCGATGCCGACCGCTTGGAACTACGCGAGCGGCTCCAGCGGGCCGATGCCCTGGAAAGTTCTCGTCGCGCTGAGAAAGAGAAGCTCGATGCCCGCGAAAAACAATTGCTCAAAGAAGGTTATGACGACGCCAACCGCCTGGTCGAAGACACCCGCAAGCGCCTCGAAGCGCTGATGACAGAGATCAAATCCGAGTCCGCAACCAAAGCCGATCTGAAGCGTGCGCAGAAGTCGATTGACGAGCTGCGCCGGGAGCTGTATGAAGGCGCACGGCGAATGGAGCCGCAACGCGAAGCCGGCGCGCCACCGGCCGCCGGCGACCGGGTATTCATCGAACGGCTGCAGACCGACGGCGAACTTCTCGAAATCTTTCCGGGCGGCAAGCGCGGCAAGGTGCGCGTGGGCAAGGTGCTCTATACGATGGAGCTGGCCGACCTGCGCAAGTTGGAGAGCGATCTCGCGGCGCCCCAGCTCCCCGAAGGCGTGAACTACCAGCCGTTTAAGGACGACGTTGAATTGGAGATTTCGCTGCGCGGACTGACCGTGGACGAAGCCCGCGACCGCCTCGACAAATACTTCGATGAATTGGCGCTGTCGCACGCACCGTACGTGCGCATCGTTCACGGCAAAGGCACCGGTGCGTTGCGCCGACTGGTGCGCGAATATCTCTCCAAGAACAAGATGGTGGAGTCGTTCCAATTGGGCGAGTGGAACGAGGGTTCCTACGGGGTCACGGTCGTCAAACTAAAATCGTGA
- a CDS encoding tetratricopeptide repeat protein has product MMRPIYFLGVWLLACALGFAGCGSYDEEARRYEVEQAYFLADKTAKDYSVKPELRTPQDYLRLVDVYVKVYDIFKRNFPNADARDTTSKASAEASFLAGRSLLAASALLLSAEAIDSARSIFDLLLTSPAIQPRHRHDALYAAGKLAERDDRWAAAESLYNTLLQEAYPPLERGYYPIETVIELPKYITEHYVQLPDSVTARDCARRAIAYYKGIVDSFPKIPMTMMATRLLAEMYESVGDYRAAVATLETVVDSTGRIFDPAKAMIADLYLTQLNRPQDAVRMYNEIITGGIDSNTIAVAHLKLAMLAFADGRYQEGRNYLDRLKERFRTVSGLQAQAQLARARSFEEEGNNERARQEYVALLNEYPLTAQALDVLVYLPDYFERIGQPRFQQEWTERAEQELRKIVDSQKNNQLGLQASSYLGTFLIRQKRFHDAIVQLETLRQDFPNTQEAATALMKIAVTYDKDLNDKARALETYREFLKQYPQSRVRSTVENEIRKLEQTP; this is encoded by the coding sequence ATGATGAGACCAATCTATTTCCTGGGAGTATGGCTTCTGGCCTGCGCGCTGGGGTTTGCCGGCTGCGGCAGCTATGACGAGGAAGCGCGACGCTACGAGGTTGAGCAGGCTTACTTCCTGGCAGACAAAACAGCAAAGGACTACTCGGTCAAACCGGAACTGCGCACGCCGCAGGACTACTTGCGGCTGGTGGATGTCTATGTCAAAGTCTATGACATCTTCAAGCGCAACTTCCCCAACGCCGATGCGCGCGATACGACTTCGAAAGCGAGCGCAGAAGCCTCGTTTTTGGCCGGCCGATCGCTGTTGGCGGCCTCAGCTCTGTTGCTGTCGGCGGAAGCGATCGACAGCGCCCGCTCGATCTTCGACCTGCTCTTGACCTCGCCGGCGATCCAGCCGCGTCACCGCCATGATGCACTGTATGCCGCCGGCAAGCTTGCCGAGCGCGACGACCGCTGGGCTGCCGCCGAGTCGCTTTACAACACCCTTCTGCAGGAGGCATATCCGCCGTTAGAACGCGGCTACTACCCGATCGAGACCGTGATCGAGTTGCCCAAATACATCACCGAACATTACGTTCAGTTGCCGGATTCCGTCACCGCCCGCGACTGCGCCCGCCGTGCCATCGCGTACTACAAGGGCATTGTTGATTCCTTCCCGAAGATCCCGATGACGATGATGGCGACCCGGCTGTTGGCGGAGATGTATGAATCCGTCGGCGACTACCGCGCGGCGGTGGCGACGCTGGAGACGGTCGTCGATTCGACCGGCCGCATCTTCGATCCGGCCAAGGCGATGATCGCCGACCTGTATCTGACCCAGCTGAACCGCCCGCAGGACGCGGTGCGCATGTATAACGAGATCATCACCGGCGGGATCGACTCCAACACGATTGCCGTCGCACACTTAAAGCTGGCGATGCTGGCCTTCGCCGATGGCCGCTATCAGGAAGGACGCAATTATCTGGACCGGCTCAAAGAGCGGTTCCGCACAGTCAGCGGCTTGCAGGCGCAAGCCCAGTTGGCGCGCGCGCGCAGCTTTGAGGAAGAGGGCAATAACGAGCGCGCCCGGCAGGAGTACGTTGCGCTGTTGAACGAGTATCCGCTGACAGCACAGGCGCTCGATGTCCTGGTCTATTTGCCCGATTACTTTGAACGCATCGGCCAGCCGCGCTTCCAGCAGGAGTGGACCGAGCGCGCCGAGCAGGAATTGCGGAAGATCGTTGATTCGCAGAAAAACAATCAACTGGGGTTGCAGGCTTCCAGCTATCTCGGCACGTTCCTGATTCGACAGAAGCGGTTCCACGACGCGATTGTTCAACTTGAAACACTGCGCCAGGATTTCCCGAATACGCAGGAGGCCGCGACCGCATTGATGAAGATCGCTGTGACCTACGACAAAGATCTCAACGATAAGGCGCGGGCGCTGGAAACCTATCGCGAATTCCTGAAACAATACCCGCAGTCGCGTGTAAGATCGACTGTTGAAAACGAAATTCGGAAATTGGAGCAAACTCCATAG
- a CDS encoding PEP-CTERM sorting domain-containing protein — translation MYVSLTSSFGYGAYSSVWNVTYGAGDLFFGFDGSDRQYALRAQSQAGDGGLYRVQSYLDIPNVPGGFGNHAAIRNAVGPWRVSQGENLGLDLFEATFTENLEPNPLIPANPSQTNGNTWVFEWCVDLSLFGPDFNIFDYSAINFTNTLGCGNDVLKETHALTVIPEPGTMILLGAGLLGSGIFLRRRR, via the coding sequence ATGTACGTGTCGCTGACTTCCAGCTTCGGTTACGGCGCCTATTCGTCGGTTTGGAATGTCACTTACGGCGCCGGCGATCTGTTCTTCGGATTCGACGGCAGTGACCGCCAGTATGCGCTGCGGGCGCAGTCGCAAGCCGGCGACGGCGGGCTCTACCGCGTGCAGAGTTACCTGGATATTCCGAATGTACCGGGCGGCTTTGGAAACCATGCGGCGATCCGGAATGCGGTCGGCCCATGGCGCGTCAGCCAGGGCGAGAACCTGGGTCTGGACTTGTTCGAAGCGACATTTACCGAGAACCTCGAGCCGAATCCGCTGATTCCGGCCAATCCGAGTCAGACCAACGGCAATACCTGGGTATTTGAGTGGTGTGTTGACTTGAGCCTGTTCGGCCCCGATTTCAACATCTTCGACTACTCGGCGATCAATTTCACGAATACGCTGGGCTGCGGCAACGACGTCTTGAAGGAGACGCACGCTTTGACCGTCATACCGGAGCCGGGAACGATGATCCTGTTGGGCGCCGGTTTGCTGGGAAGCGGGATATTCCTGCGCCGCCGCCGATAA